The window AAGAAGGATCCCAGTTTCTATGGCTTGCTTCAAGGGAGAATAAGAGAGTGAGAGACAAGAGGGCAGGAGAAAACTAGACAGAGACTTTGCTTCTGAGGTTGCTTTTTATTCCTTCACTTTGGGGTATCAGTTTTAGCCCCAATAGACCACCATTTCCTCTGGTACAAATTCAACTGCCATTTTGGGATCAAGTCCACATTTGACATTACCTCCAGGCAACTTTCTGGGCAAAAGAATTTTCTAGAgaaggttttatttttccctgtcTTAGCATTTTTAATGGCATAGAGTCAAGGATTTCAAAGCTGTTGCTAAAGGTGGCATTTATCTTGCAGGTATTAATTCAGAAAGTGCTAATAGTTGCAACAGTGTAAACAGATGAAACTTAAAACAACAACGTTTTCTTTTAGCTCAGCCTCTTCCCACAAAGCTCAGAAATGGTCTGGGGAGCAGATGTGCACAGGGTGGATAGAGAATGCAGTGTAAAATCCTGCTGATGATTTTGGTTTAGAACGTAGATTTTACTTGCACTCTTACCAGGCAAGATCAACTGAAatcaaatgtaaaacaaaacaagaatagcAGGTTGGCCTGAAAGAACAATCCCAGCATTGACATCATCAAGGTTTAAGcagatacatatacataatacataaattTAGTATGAATTATTTATGAGCTAAAGGGTTCAGGTTTTAGAGCCTGTAGTATAATGAGTTATACTGAAAGTCAGAACCAATACAAGaaattgaaacatttaaaaactcattatttcaatatttagtATCAGGTCCTGTGCAGGGTGTTGATAATGGACATAAGAGTGAATCAAGATACAGCCCTGCCCTGGAGAGGCTCCCAGACTGTAGTGAAGAGGCATGTAAAGAGACAAATGAGAGCACACCATGGTAAGTGCTGTGGTCACACAAGGAAGGAAGAGTTACACTTGCCTAGAACCTATGGAGGCTTCATAGAGAAGGTGACTTTTAAATTATgccttcaggccaggcatggcggctcatgcctataatcccagcaccttgggaggccaaggtgggtggatcacctgaggtcaggagtttgacaccagcctggccaaaatggtgaaaacccatctctactaaaaaaaaataataatacaaaattagctgggcatagtggtgggcgcctataatcccagctagtcaggaggatgaggcaaggagaattgcttgaacctggaaggcggaggttgtagtcagcGGAGAtcacacagagtgagactccatctcagaaacaattaattaattaattaattatgccTTCAAGGAACAACTTAGCCCAGCCTGAGTTTTCTTACAgctaacaacaaaacaacaatgtAACATAATTGCTGTTACCATACAACCCACTAGAGGGGTTACAGATATTCTAAGTCTCACCATAACCCTAAAAGGTAGGTATATTCCAATAgacggatgaggaaactgaagttcatagCTAGAGATACAAGATTTAAGCCCAGACCTATTTCATTCCAAATCCCTTACCACAGCTCTGCACAGCCCAGAAATATCTACTTCTGCTTCTATCACCAACCTGTACATGGCTAACTTGTAATTACGTAGTCTTTAGTGTGGGAACTACTAACTCTGGAAGTCCAATTAGAATGTCAAAATTTAGCCTAAGGAATTGGGTATAAAGTGGAAGGTCAAGATGGAGACTGTGCACCCAGTTCATCTAGCTCACAGTACCGTCTCCTTTCTGGAGATGTGCTGAACTTCAAGCACATTTGCTTCAAAATGGTTTATTCTagtttgtgtgtatgcatgatTCCCTCTCCCATGAACTATGAACACCCTGAAGTCGGAAAATAAGCCTTGTACTTCTCTAAGACCCTCACTCAAGTTGACTGATTGCTAATTCTACCAGTCCTTTACAGAGAGCTTGCTAAGTGTGGATGTTAATGTGAATTAGGTGGACTGAGGTGAGATCACTAGATTTAAGTTTTACATGctacaaaataagaaaaggtGAACTAAGCAGTGTAGCATAGTTTTTAGACTAGTGGCTTTCAAGCATTAATGTGCATGTGAATCACCTGCCTACACGTGAAGAACTACCCAGTTGATCCAATTAGAAGGCAGACACAGAGGAGCCAAAAGTATTGCACTAAAGCAACTTGGGGTGGACTCAACTTGCAGGGGATTCAGATCCCAGGTTTCCAAACCTTTTTGCTATTCCTGGTTCTTTTGCTTTCAGTGAAGAGTAGTTAAGTACAATAGTAGCTCTCATTTACTGACTACTTACAAAGTGATTGGCACTGTTCTTGGTGCTTTGAGCATATTAGCTAATTCTCACAGCACCCTGTAGTGCTATACCTATAGGGATGATAAGGGGAtgtgggtggtgggggagggggcagatTAAAAAGAACAGCAAATTTCCTAAGTTTACACTGGAAGAGTAGGGATTTAATCCTGGTTCACCTGAGTACAAAGTCTAAGGTTCAATGGTTCCTTGACACTGGGTAGCAAGGGAGCATTTCAGGGATGCCTAAGCTTGTGGTCAGGTGCCAACGGTACAAAGATAGAAGAGTATCAGAAAGCCCGTGCAAAATAAGATTCTCCACAGGAGGGTTGTGACCTTGGTACTTGCCTCACTGTGTTTAAATTCAGGTAAGGTAAGAGAATTGAAGAGGTAAAAGCTACCTTAGAGAGTATTGCTGCATCTACCCTGTGGTGACTTACAAggtacttgaattttttttttttctttagcaaacTGCTAAAGTTAGCCTTTGCCTTTTTCCCAGAGACTCTCTAGGAATTTTTCCTATCTGCTGACTAGGAGGTAAGCCCCGACCTAAATTTTTGTCTTCTTGTAGGTTAATTAAGACTGGTGTTAGATTCAGCTCCTAAGGCTTAAGAGGATTTAAGGTTGTCTTCTGGGAAGGACACCCAACAGCAGCACTGGAATTGGAAAAAAGTGTAGGATTTTGCTGAGTGAGCAGGGGGAAAGCAATGTAAAGCCCAAGAGAATATCTTTTGAACAAACGTCCTTTTCATTTTGGTTTAGAAATAGAAACGTGGTAAAAGGAGGCGACTGCTTTCTGAAGGCTTGTAGTATGAAAACAGGCCAACTGGCCAGCGACTAGTTGTCTATCAGTTTCTCTACTCACATATATCTGTCTTTTCCAGACTGCCAGCGCGGAGCACTAGTTTGACTTTGGGTGCTCTTCAAATAGCTGGCATTGATAAGGCATTCCCAGAAGACTGTGTTACTTAGTAATCTTGTCGGTACATTTTTTCACTGGGCAGAGATTTCCCATACAGAGAGCTGCCAGCTTTCAAGGCGTCAGAGTTTGCTTTTTCATCCTGAAATTGGGTGGGAAAACGGGGAGAAGAAAAGCCCGTTCAGATCAGTCAATGAGGGAGAACCCCTCCCCCCATACTCGTTAAACAACAGGTGGTTTTACTGTGCACCGTCAACTCCTTTATGCGGGAGCTGTAGGCGGGGCATTCCAACCGAGTCTCCCTGGAATCTGCCGCTTAGCCCGTCTTGCAGGGGCGGTGTAGTTGGGGATTCCGGCCCGAAAGGAGACTTGGTTGTCAAGGGGCTCAAGGGCTTCATGATCCAAGGATATTGGGTTTTGCTTTTCTCCTTCTCCATCTTCCTTATTGTATCCCGCCgtcccctccccacccttctcTTAGGAGGCCTTCGCTTCTCCTGTGGAGGGGTTATCTTCATCCTGACCCCGGCCTTCGGAGGAGTTCCCAGAAGGGCTATTTTTAGTGGTGGCTGCTCCCCTCTAACTTACCCAGGGGAGGAGCTGCGGTGGCTGAGCCGACGCTGTGCGCACAGCCGCCTGTGGTTTTCCGCGCGTTGTGAGGGATGAGGGGTGGAGGTGGTATTAGACGCAGCCGAATCCCCCCGCAGAGCCCGCCAGGTGGGCGTCTCAGGGGTGGGAGTGGCCGCGTCGTGAAGCGGAGAGAGGATTTCTCTCCTGGTCCCGGAAAAAGCCCCCGGCGGCCGGCGGCATCCCTCGTGGCGAGTCTCGGGAGCGAGGTGGTCTCTGCAGGGGAGGAAGTTCCCGGGCAGCGCGGCCTGCGTCACAGCGGGGCTGGCATCGCGGAGCTGACTCGGCGGGCGGTGGCGACCCCGGGGCCGGGCGCTGGGCGGCGCTGGCTGCCGCTGGCCGGGCTGCGCGCGGGGCGGCGCTGGAGGCGGCTCCGTCCGCGGCCGGGGAGGCGGAGGGGAGGAGGGCTTGCGGGGCTGAGGCGTTAGCTGCGTCCCGGCTGGAAGCCCGCGAAGAGAACGAGGAGGAGGGCGCCGCCGTGGCCGCGGCCGCAGTGCTCGGGCGCGACAAGCCATGAGCAGCGACCTCGCGGGCGACCCCGCCGTCCCTGGCAGCCGCTGAGCCCGACCCCCAGGCAGCTCGCCGCTCCCTAGCACCTTCTCCAGTCGACACCCTCGCTCCCGGAGGTAAGGGCGGGGGATCCGCGGAGGGATGGAGGGGGCAGCCCGGAGAGGGGCAGCCCGAAAAGGGCCACCCGCTAGGTCCGCTGGGCGCGCCGGACCGGGACTCGCCCCGCCTCACTCGCGTCCCTGCCTCCCCCAGGCTCTCACACAGGCAGAATGTGGTTGCCCGCCCGGCGTGTGGTGCCGGGAACCTTCCGCTACTGCGGCTCAGGAGCCCGCCAACCCCTACCCCACCCAATCCACCCTAGCCCCGGCGGCCGCGCGAGGACCTCAGCCTAGCGCCCAACGCCGCGCGGCCGCGGCAGGTCCTGCGGACTGGgcgcgggggtggggggggggcggtCCGCGAGGGAAAATGCGTCCGTGGCTGGGGCGATCGTTGTTCTTTCCTACCTCGAAAATCCCTGAGACCCCGGGGCCTGTCCTTTCCGGTCTATCACCCCTCTGCCACCTCCGAACCCTTGAAGTTAGCACTTTTGGGGCGGGAGAGGAATTGGAAGGTTTCTCGAAGAAACGTGAGAGCACCGTGTGCTCACCTGCAGGACCGGAGGGGAGGGGGTTCAGCTTGATCGGGCGGGTCCCGGAAGCCAGGTGTGTAGGCCAGCGGTTGAGGCCAAAACCGCTGCCTTCATCCCACGCCGAGGCTCGCTGATCTTTCCATTTCCAGCTGGTTCCCAACAACGAGGTGATTAGGGATGGAGTTAGCAACTCAGGAGCCTTAGGATGTGTTCTGTGGACACGAatgcctttcttttcttcatcaGCTGGTtcttccctccccaacccccacgcCTGCCCGGTATACAGCAAAGTCCAAACAGTTTCTTCCAAACCTCGCATCCTCCGTAGTTTTGCAATAGCCGGACACCTAGCCCGCATCCTAATGCGGATATTTCAGTGTTACGGCCAAACTTCCCTTGGTTTCAAATTCCTTAAGCATGTTAAAGCTTCAGCAAACGTTAGGAAACATTTTCAGGTTCCCATCCtccttaaagtaaaaaataagaacCAATCCATCTTTGTGGGAATGCCGGCGTTTGGCACGGGGAGGCTTGAATTACCTCCATTTAAAGCAGCCTTTGAGGGAAGGAATAGGTAAAGGAAATCGCAGCCCTATTTAAGTCACATACTTCTTTCGCGGTAGTGTGAGAAATGTAGCCTTAACCAACAGTCACATTTCCCGACAGGTATGTGATGGTTTCCCAAAGCATGGATCAGGCTTCAGCGTGGGCAGGTCATTAAGATGCCATTTAGACGAAAAAGGAGTAAAAGTGGAGTAGTCCTCTTGGTTAGCACAACGCTGCAAAATCGCCAGAGCCaatcatttttatacatttatacattctgtttatttttaaataatttgttgaaaACCCAAAACGTAATCTGAGCTGCACTAAACTCGCTCAATTCATAAACAATGTGTCGAGTGTGTAAACAAACATTAAATGTATACAGCTCTAGTCTAGGATATTTGTATTTCTTGTGACTTGCTTTAATAGGGAAGGCCAAGGCTATAATTGGTTTGCTTTACTATGCAGTGATTAACTTAAATTCTGTCTTGGGGTCAGTTTGTTTCCTTTGAGGGGGATATAGGGCAGTTTTGCAAAGATGGATATTTGCCGTGGTTCACATAATAGACTGGCCACAGACGGGACCCATCAACCCAACAATTGTATCAGAGATACCAAGCATATTTaacaattttcttattaataaaattaagactTTATTAATAGCACTAATCTATTATTTCTCAGATTAAGCACTTTaatgaaatgtgtttttaaaagggaatgctTTTAGTGAAAATAATGCATTAGGAGCTGtaagataaatgaatgaaaatgttgcactttatttccttgaagtttatcttttaaaaaacaatacaaccTTAGAAATATGTTTAATTCCCAAGTGTTCAATTTTTACCAAATTGTTATGATTTTTTAATACTCACTCTAGTATTATTAAGATATAGTCACCTATGACATTATAATAGAGCGAGCCTAAGTTTAAAATGAAATGAGGCggaaactatatttattttgccaagaatTGTGTTAATGATCTAATATGGTACATTTCTATAACATAATCTAGCTGCATGCTAGATACCTAATACACATTATCTCAGGTTCTTACAATGAACCCCTAAGGTAGATGGTGCCATCCACATTTTACATAAGAAGGAAGATCAGAGTTTCTGACTTGGCCAAAGACTATACAGCTAAGTTAGTGCCTGAATGAAGCCAAGCCTCCTTAGTCTTAATGATATACTTTTTTTAATTATCCAAagctgcttatttattttttctatataaatttgttGTTAACTCACCATAATGACTATATGAGGAAACAGAGATTATAAAGTTTTCTGCCCAGCGTTTTCCATATAACAGAATTCCAATTTTGAATCAAGGCCATCTGTTTCTAAAACCCATGTTCTTGCCACTGATTTCTCTTAAACGACTGATCCAGAGCTTAACCTTATGGACAATTTACTCCTGCCCATCAGTTATTATCACTGACATGACAATGATGGTCTCATGGGCTGTAACACACTCCCAAGATTTTATACTTCATTTCTGGAGTGTTGGCTGTATCTCCAGTTCCAGATCACTCATGAAAGCATATTACAACTGATGAGGGTTACATAACCATGGAGGTATCCTTGAATCTACTTGATTCCTTTTGAACTATAAATCATTCTGGTTTGGCATGGGGTAAAGAGAATGGCCTCCAGAAAAAGCTGCTGTCAAATTCGGACTCTACTGCACAGTAGGAGTGCAAATGAGCTCAGATTATTCAACTTCTTTGAACGCTGGTTTCCTCTTGTATAATGGGGTTAATAAAGCCTCCCTAGCTGGATCACTGTGCAGATTACTTGTAATAGTGCGTGTAAAGGACAGCTCTTGTcacctagtaggtgctcagtaaggaTTAACACCAGTGTATCCTAGCACTGGTAGAAATTTCTGCTGTATTTcactttatgtatattttacatgcaAGTAGTGATTAGTCATTGCTATCAGTGATTCACTCTTTATGTAATTATACAAAGGTCTAATCTGATTCTTAGCATCTTTAACTTTTGAATCACATCCTTTTTTGTTGTCTTGAGTCAGAAACATGTACTCACATTCTATAGTTTTTCCTTTGCTcttactcttttattttattttatttttactttactaACAATATGTCGATGGatcagaatttgtattttttggcaAACATACTTTCCTGTTTTCTGCCTCTCCTGATCTCTTAGCCTTGTATATCACTCAGGGTACCATGACAATGCCAGTCTCTCCCCACCACACACCTCACCCTTGACCAAGCCTCCACCAGCTGAAATTCTGCATCTCCTACAAGGCTCAGCATAAAAGCTACCTCCTTCATGAGCCTGCCTGTTTCCCTCCAGATCTTTGTCAGTTCACTTATAATTCAGACAACACGTAcccctccaaaagtgctgggattacaggcgtgagccatagcaccGGGCCCACTcctaatgctattttaaaatttttaaaaaaattgttactttTCCAGGTAATATATTTGAAAGACTATAAACTCTTTGACGtcagggattttttaaaaatttctttatatttttgcttgGGATAATACACAGATGGTTTCTATTTCCTGAATGAGAGAcaaattggatattctgagatCCTTACAGTAATTAGGAAAGACACCCAAATTGTTGGTGGCACCTTCTTTGTTATCTTGAGACTTGTTCAACCCAGGCTTCTCCACTAGTTTAACTGGTATTGCCTTTGCTGGAAAGCTATCATTCTTAAACAAAGCCTTGGACATTGGGTACCATGTAAGATAGCTATGTTTCATTAATAAATTGCTTCCATGGTGATATAATAACCTCATTAGGTTGCAAATATACCGAGCATGTCAACTGTATTTGAGTAGTTTGGTAGTTTAGATGGGTAATGGtccaaatgtatttctttaagaATAGAATTTACTTGAGAGGAAGGAACATCTGCCTCAGAGAAGAGGTCGAGATAATGAGCAAGGAAGATTTCAGACCGCTTTCATTGAAAATGAAACT of the Symphalangus syndactylus isolate Jambi chromosome 12, NHGRI_mSymSyn1-v2.1_pri, whole genome shotgun sequence genome contains:
- the LOC134734816 gene encoding basic proline-rich protein-like; this translates as MRARCPAIAKLRRMRGLEETVWTLLYTGQAWGLGREEPADEEKKGIRVHRTHPKAPELLTPSLITSLLGTSWKWKDQRASAWDEGSGFGLNRWPTHLASGTRPIKLNPLPSGPAGEHTVLSRFFEKPSNSSPAPKVLTSRVRRWQRGDRPERTGPGVSGIFEVGKNNDRPSHGRIFPRGPPPPHPRAQSAGPAAAARPDLAGGPFRAAPLRAAPSIPPRIPRPYLRERGCRLEKVLGSGELPGGRAQRLPGTAGSPARSLLMACRARALRPRPRRRPPPRSLRGLPAGTQLTPQPRKPSSPPPPRPRTEPPPAPPRAQPGQRQPAPPSARPRGRHRPPSQLRDASPAVTQAALPGNFLPCRDHLAPETRHEGCRRPPGAFSGTRREILSPLHDAATPTPETPTWRALRGDSAASNTTSTPHPSQRAENHRRLCAQRRLSHRSSSPGMKKQTLTP